The Setaria italica strain Yugu1 chromosome IX, Setaria_italica_v2.0, whole genome shotgun sequence genome has a window encoding:
- the LOC105915163 gene encoding protein FAR1-RELATED SEQUENCE 5-like, with protein MYNNYAGKVGFSIRKSHTKRRVDKTICQKYIVCSNEGHCANASSQKDVTRTGCDARVQFSVSREGIWKVQKVVLDHNHYLASPNKKHKLKSQRRVTDADRQLIGQIREAGMKPAQVYEFMKEFYGGSDKVPFAKMDSNNEIGRERKKYLECNDAQSLLDYLKNKQRDDPGFFYAAQIDEEDGRIANFFWADGQSIMDYACFGDAVSFDTTFQTNKFEMPFAPLLGTNHHKQTIIFGAALIFNESIESFVWLFETFLTAMSGKHPKTIFTDQDAAMAGAIAYKVYCASMPSKFSV; from the exons ATGTATAATAACTATGCTGGTAAGGTCGGATTCAGTATTAGAAAGAGCCATACGAAGCGCCGAGTTGATAAAACTATATGCCAGAAGTATATAGTTTGCAGTAACGAAGGACACTGTGCTAATGCGTCGTCACAGAAGGATGTTACAAGGACGGGTTGTGATGCCCGTGTTCAGTTTAGTGTCAGCAGAGAGGGGATTTGGAAAGTGCAAAAGGTTGTACTTGATCACAATCATTATCTTGCTAGTCCTAATAAAAAGCACAAGCTGAAGTCCCAGCGTCGTGTTACAGATGCAGACAGGCAGCTGATTGGTCAGATAAGAGAAGCCGGGATGAAGCCAGCCCAGGTGTATGAGTTCATGAAAGAATTTTATGGAGGATCTGACAAAGTTCCATTTGCAAAGATGGATAGCAACAATGAGATCGGTCGCGAGCGGAAGAAGTACTTAGAGTGCAATGATGCGCAGTCATTGTTGGATTACTTGAAGAATAAGCAGAGAGATGATCCTGGATTTTTTTATGCTGCTCAAATAGACGAGGAAGATGGTCGGATAGCTAATTTCTTCTGGGCAGATGGTCAGTCTATTATGGACTATGCATGCTTTGGTGACGCCGTATCATTTGACACCACCTTtcagactaataagtttgaAATGCCTTTTGCTCCACTCCTGGGAACGAACCATCACAAGCAAACAATAATTTTTGGGGCAGCATTGATATTTAATGAGAgtattgaatcatttgtttggCTCTTTGAGACCTTCCTAACAGCTATGTCTGGCAAACATCCCAAAACAATTTTCACTGATCAAGACGCGGCCATGGCAGGAGCAATTGCCTAT AAA GTATACTGTGCAAGCATGCCTTCAAAGTTTTCAGTGTGA
- the LOC101781337 gene encoding uncharacterized protein LOC101781337: protein MATDSPAGDSGSLSVASNDNKVSREDIELVQNLIERCLQMYMNKGEVVRTLSTRARIEPGFTTLVWQKLEEENSEFFRAYYTRLKLKRQIILFNHLLQHQYNLMKYSSPPNVPLAPIQNGTHHVPVSNLPMGYPVLQQPIMPAPGQPHMDPMACGLSSDHVVNGIPAPGGYHPIRMDSGNDMVVDNGVPETPHAGATGSAMSSEMAVSPSSVASSNHAPFTPSEIPGMSMDVSTLDSTFGSDVGNPGLLQLGPDGSSRDSIRSFGQLWNFSLSDLTTDLTSLGDLEALENYAGTPFLPSDSDILLDSPDQDDIVEYFTDAINGSQSDEEKP, encoded by the exons ATGGCCACTGATTCTCCTGCAGGAGATTCTGGTTCTTTGTCAGTAGCTAGTAATGACAATAAGGTGTCTCGTGAAGACATTGAACTT GTCCAGAATTTGATAGAGCGCTGTCTACAGATGTACATGAACAAAGGAGAAGTTGTTAGGACTCTTTCTACTCGTGCAAGAATAGAACCTGGCTTCACTACTCTAG TATGGCAGAAACTCGAAGAAGAGAACTCTGAGTTCTTTAGGGCTTACTATACAAGGTTGAAATTGAAAAGGCAGATCATCTTGTTCAATCATTTATTGCAACACCAATACAATTTAATGAAATATTCATCACCTCCAAATGTTCCATTGGCTCCAATACAAAATGGGACTCACCACGTGCCAG TTAGCAATTTACCAATGGGGTATCCAGTACTGCAACAGCCTATTATGCCTGCTCCAGGCCAACCTCACATGGATCCAATGGCCTGTGGTCTCTCCAGTGATCATGTAGTGAATGGAATCCCTGCACCAGGTGGTTATCATCCAATTCGCATGGACTCCGGAAATGA CATGGTTGTGGACAATGGTGTGCCTGAAACACCGCATGCTGGTGCTACCGGCAGTGCTATGTCATCTGAGATGGCTGTGAGTCCCTCATCAGTGGCGTCAAGCAACCATGCTCCTTTTACGCCATCGGAGATACCAGGGATGAGCATGGATGTATCAACCCTAGATTCGACGTTTGGATCTGATGTAGGGAATCCTGGACTGCTGCAATTAGGACCTGATGGCTCGTCAAGAGACTCCATCAGATCCTTCGGGCAGCTCTGGAATTTCAGCCTTTCTGATCTAACAACAGATTTGACGAGCTTGGGAG ATTTGGAAGCACTTGAGAACTACGCTGGTACCCCTTTCCTGCCTTCGGACTCTGACATATTACTTGATTCCCCAGATCAGGATGACATAG TTGAGTATTTTACCGATGCCATCAACGGATCTCAATCAGATGAAGAGAAACCATAG
- the LOC101781733 gene encoding uncharacterized protein LOC101781733, translating to MRALQQRTMRDLYDHTRHKDLAAPEEPAEGRGGGRAEGSGYRELVPKEDKAAVRKRLVPSNSTRLKAESGTCNVCYAPCSSCLHRSLAVEDSNAECASSQTCSARSEVRNNSLVRSEKGLHNKGENDDEFSATSGHVSYSITGGNNKVFARPSIADDSSEVDMPAKRRRLLNQNKKQSRAEHHDDSNSCVTGTSAEGKLHADKKKLSTSASSRDLTANDYKDNSMVCRSRLKNQCVDESKKGSDAHDMHPSSSGRLFPADSPISTKKLLRTQSSVSASSRLSPKKKAHECGTVQDNSSHQSCEKVSLSKNNVEQPRGGKLDPCVAGSGNHGTLAGYSNINANKAGFSSKDLENGSSCRKDEIQEHAGIQSNDGVTRNEGDKQEWDQDCSMDISSDGKLNIQHDMMTDCGTSEGLIDVNVCDICGDVGREYLLATCTRCLEGAEHIYCMRVKLDKVPDGEWLCEECQLREDQNNTRSNYGVTAVNMSEGKKNQSSESRNKPKALQIVVPELDAPESTRSTPKADQCDGKNKKLHLASADTQTRQAKVTPLASERLDVKSKKLLSIANRNKQVLPSDLDARPHTHGTPTAGGSNKKCQSSEFLLNRKKLRVSTDMESPSSSEGLRSPTMSCKRQAENNSSPKPRLLKTDSFRKHDVISRENSFKKSDKGGLTSVDNAPVRTTQAVKNSQALSRSYSLGNMVAKTPVPSPKGLLSKQLSFNSTNNGPKVKQLAEGVASKLRPANHSPRDPRDKGAVKKLVQSGSFKREGSVCLDAGSSKQKQTFHLSQDEKPGILKPVKEKNLMERRASFSFKKPSIPSSPRPDSCMKLGERKNDQDISRSGSSILKSSKRPGNVEKKQSSDLSKSDNDKQDVTIHPKSMGVVSGKVAHVPDPPVSSKCVKKESSNGVSKSDNDKQDVTVHPKSMGVVSGKDAHVSDPPVPSKCVKKESSNDVEDEDLFISVKNGSRMPNESAEVVLTSSTTMTSESGLRDVAIASTSEDSAPKVVCFQQKPLESTGDDSCKIVEAAQATGSILNEIPPGVQMAHNLYPPDDKLDKPDLKQEAFMDQSSALENPLRDLVIPEQSYIWQGSFEVSRHGNSPEIFDGFQAYLSICASSKAREVGEQLPDKIQLAEVPRLSSWPLQFKEVNPTEDNIALFFFAKDVESYERAYGKLLENMLLGDLSLTANISGSELLIFPSDKLPERIQRWNGLLFFWGIFHARKASSPPELPLTGTNNCSLQQITGSDVGSPKALQSLGIDLNECPNDDISDPAISLGSESEKSGAFVDHNTFLVSKHEDRKLNASEIHHEETADAKQIIPGHPTAASYGIHPPTLSTGEGHDMIRNYSTAAKGSTGTAGRNKMEEDQNEALFCAAQQPGAIGSISDEIKPKKHDLLPSIEVSQRHFIGSKICDGPSKLIPNSDMGSFDPDLTYKRQKTSYGKYSACSFGDEMQPSKCLSKIHPLPVGQHNPFDDLQYNYRVPSDPGSLKQPVPDHIIHVLSSDDEDSPEPSTSLNKASLKADESSSPLLSLSLSMVATKHNLSGSDIVDDEPLSLSLGLPSVVEGGRALEMKQFLPEKPGINT from the exons aTGAGGGCGCTGCAGCAGCGAACCATGCGAGATCTCTACGATCATACGCGGCACAAGGATCTCGCGGCCCCCGAG GAACCAGCGGAagggcgcggcggaggacgcGCGGAGGGGTCGGGGTACCGCGAACTGGTCCCCAAGGAG GACAAGGCTGCAGTAAGGAAAAGATTGGTACCGAGCAATAGCACTCGTTTGAAGGCAGAGTCAGGCACCTGTAATGTCTGTTATGCTCCTTGCTCCTCCTGCCTACACCGAAGTCTTGCAGTTGAGGATTCAAATGCTGAATGTGCATCATCTCAAACATGCTCTGCAAGGTCAGAAGTAAGAAACAATTCACTCGTTCGTAGTGAGAAAGGGCTCCACAATAAAGGAGAAAACGACGATGAATTTAGTGCAACCTCAGGTCATGTTTCCTACTCTATAACCGGTGGAAATAATAAAGTGTTCGCAAGACCATCCATTGCAGACGACTCTTCAGAGGTAGACATGCCAGCAAAACGTAGAAGGCTATtaaatcaaaacaaaaaacaatcTAGAGCAGAACACCATGATGACAGCAACTCGTGTGTTACTGGTACATCAGCAGAAGGCAAGCTTCACGCGGATAAGAAAAAACTATCGACTTCTGCATCCAGTCGAGATTTGACTGCTAATGATTATAAAGACAACAGCATGGTTTGCCGCAGCAGATTAAAAAATCAATGTGTTGATGAATCTAAGAAAGGATCTGATGCTCATGACATGCATCCTAGCTCATCTGGTAGACTGTTTCCTGCAGATTCTCCTATTTCAACAAAGAAGTTGCTGCGAACCCAGTCTTCTGTCAGTGCATCAAGCAGATTATCTCCTAAGAAGAAAGCTCACGAATGTGGGACAGTGCAAGATAATTCATCTCATCAATCTTGTGAAAAGGTTTCTCTTTCAAAGAATAACGTTGAACAACCGCGAGGTGGAAAACTGGACCCTTGTGTAGCTGGCAGCGGCAACCATGGCACGTTGGCAGGTTACAGTAACATAAATGCAAACAAAGCCGGTTTCTCATCGAAGGATCTGGAGAATGGCAGCTCATGCCGAAAAGATGAAATTCAGGAACATGCTGGCATCCAATCTAATGATGGTGTTACTAGGAATGAGGGTGACAAACAAGAATGGGATCAAGATTGTTCAATGGATATTTCTAGTGATGGAAAGTTGAATATACAACATGACATGATGACAGACTGTGGGACTTCGGAAGGCTTGATAGAT GTTAATGTTTGTGATATATGTGGAGATGTTGGTAGGGAGTATCTTCTAGCTACATGTACTAGATGCCTTGAGGGGGCGGAGCATAT ttaCTGCATGCGAGTGAAGTTGGATAAAGTCCCAGATGGTGAATGGTTGTGTGAAGAATGCCAGCTTAGGGAGGATCAGAACAATACAAGAAGTAACTATGGTGTCACGGCGGTTAATATGTCTGAAGGAAAGAAGAACCAAAGTTCAGAAAGTCGAAACAAGCCAAAGGCATTGCAAATTGTTGTGCCTGAATTGGATGCTCCCGAAAGCACACGCAGCACACCAAAAGCTGATCAGTGTGATGGTAAGAATAAAAAATTGCACTTAGCTTCAGCTGATACACAAACACGGCAAGCAAAGGTTACCCCCCTAGCTTCTGAAAGACTGGATGTGAAGAGCAAAAAATTATTGAGCATTGCAAACCGTAACAAGCAAGTGCTTCCATCTGATTTGGATGCACGGCCACACACTCATGGAACACCGACGGCTGGAGGCTCAAACAAGAAATGTCAAAGTTCAGAATTTTTGTTAAACCGCAAGAAGTTGCGAGTTTCTACCGATATGGAGTCACCATCTTCAAGTGAAGGCCTACGGAGTCCAACAATGTCATGTAAGAGACAGGCAGAGAATAATTCATCCCCTAAGCCTAGGCTCTTAAAGACAGACAGCTTTAGAAAACATGATGTCATCTCTCGTGAGAACTCGTTTAAGAAATCAGACAAGGGAGGTTTAACTTCAGTTGATAATGCTCCAGTAAGAACTACTCAAGCAGTCAAAAATTCTCAGGCCTTGTCACGGTCATATTCCTTGGGTAACATGGTTGCTAAAACACCAGTTCCttcaccaaaag GTCTTTTGTCGAAGCAACTGTCTTTCAACAGCACCAACAATGGACCAAAGGTCAAGCAGTTGGCTGAAGGGGTGGCTAGCAAGTTGAGACCTGCGAACCATTCCCCAAGAGATCCTAGAGATAAGGGGGCCGTAAAAAAGCTCGTACAATCTGGATCTTTCAAACGCGAGGGTTCAGTTTGCTTAGATGCTGGCTCATCAAAACAAAAGCAAACATTTCATTTGTCTCAAGATGAAAAACCAGGAATATTGAAGCCAGTGAAGGAAAAGAATTTGATGGAAAGAAGGGCTTCCTTTAGTTTTAAAAAACCGAGTATTCCTTCATCTCCAAGGCCTGACAGTTGTATGAAGTTAGGTGAAAGAAAGAACGACCAGGATATTTCAAGGTCTGGATCAAGCATACTTAAAAGTAGCAAAAGACCTG GAAATGTTGAAAAGAAGCAGAGCTCTGATTTGTCTAAAAGTGACAATGACAAGCAAGATGTTACTATACATCCAAAATCAATGGGAGTTGTTTCTGGTAAAGTTGCTCATGTACCTGATCCACCAGTTTCATCAAAATGTGTCAAAAAGGAAAGCTCAAATGGTGTGTCTAAAAGTGACAATGACAAGCAAGATGTTACTGTACATCCAAAATCAATGGGAGTTGTTTCTGGTAAAGATGCTCATGTATCTGATCCACCAGTTCCATCCAAATGTGTCAAAAAGGAAAGCTCAAATGATGTTGAGGATGAAGATTTATTCATTTCAGTGAAAAATGGTAGCAGAATGCCAAATGAGTCTGCAGAGGTGGTTCTCACATCGTCTACTACCATGACTTCTGAATCAGGTTTGCGAGATGTGGCAATAGCAAGCACCTCCGAAGATTCAGCTCCTAAAGTGGTATGCTTCCAACAAAAGCCTTTGGAAAGCACAGGAGATGACTCCTGTAAAATTGTAGAGGCAGCTCAAGCAACAGGAAGTATATTGAATGAGATTCCACCCGGTGTTCAGATGGCACACAATCTATACCCCCCTGATGATAAATTGGATAAACCTGATTTGAAGCAGGAAGCTTTCATGGATCAATCATCAGCTCTTGAAAATCCTTTAAGAGATTTAGTTATTCCAGAGCAGTCTTACATCTGGCA GGGCAGCTTTGAGGTTTCAAGACATGGAAACTCCCCTGAAATATTTGATGGGTTTCAGGCTTACTTGTCTATTTGTGCCTCGTCCAAAGCACGTGAAGTAGGTGAACAATTACCAGATAAAATTCAGCTAGCAGAAGTTCCGCGGCTTTCCTCATGGCCACTGCAATTTAAAGAAGTAAATCCAACTGAAGATAATAttgctctttttttctttgctaAAGATGTTGAAAG TTATGAAAGGGCATATGGTAAACTTTTGGAAAACATGCTTCTGGGTGATTTATCCCTTACAGCAAATATTAGTGGCAGTGAACTTCTCATTTTTCCATCCGATAAATTGCCAGAGAGGATTCAAC GTTGGAATGGTTTACTTTTCTTTTGGGGCATTTTTCATGCCCGGAAAGCAAGTAGCCCACCGGAACTTCCTCTGACTGGGACAAATAATTGTTCATTACAACAAATCACTGGGTCAGATGTGGGTTCCCCTAAAGCACTACAGTCTTTGGGTATAGATTTGAACGAGTGCCCCAATGATGATATATCTGACCCAGCTATTTCACTTGGATCAGAGAGTGAGAAGTCTGGTGCATTTGTAGATCATAATACTTTTTTGGTGTCCAAACATGAGGATAGGAAGCTTAATGCAAGTGAAATACATCATGAAGAAACTGCAGACGCAAAACAAATTATACCAGGACATCCTACTGCAGCTTCCTATGGAATTCATCCTCCCACATTATCAACAGGAGAAGGTCATGACATGATTCGGAATTATTCAACTGCTGCAAAAG GTAGCACAGGAACAGCAGGTAGAAacaaaatggaggaagatcagaATGAAGCTCTCTTCTGTGCTGCACAGCAGCCAGGTGCCATTGGGTCAATCTCAGATGAGATAAAACCTAAGAAACATGATCTTCTGCCCTCTATAGAAGTATCACAACGTCATTTTATTGGATCAAAGATATGTGATGGTCCAAGCAAATTAATTCCAAATTCAGATATGGGTTCTTTTGATCCTGACCTCACCTACAAAAGGCAGAAGACTTCATACGGAAAATACTCTGCTTGCAGTTTTGGAGATGAAATGCAACCTAGCAAATGCTTGTCCAAGATACATCCCTTACCGGTTGGACAGCATAATCCATTTGATGATTTACAGTATAATTACAGGGTTCCCTCAGATCCTGGCTCCCTTAAACAACCTGTACCTGATCATATCATCCACGTTCTTTCATCTGATGATGAAGATTCCCCAGAACCTAGTACTAGCTTAAATAAGGCATCACTGAAGGCAGATGAGAGCTCCTCCCCATTGTTGTCACTTTCCCTGTCTATGGTGGCAACGAAGCATAATCTTTCTGGTTCAGATATTGTAGATGATGAACCGCTGTCTCTCTCTCTTGGGCTCCCTAGTGTTGTGGAAGGGGGTCGGGCTCTGGAGATGAAGCAGTTTCTGCCGGAGAAGCCAGGCATAAACACTTAG
- the LOC105915164 gene encoding uncharacterized protein LOC105915164 — translation MAGSRRAPATGGAGGTDTAALVVGAPPPAGVVPALPASSRGSSRTSSHRSASARRRKAATEEKERRKKAAVVRRGACREQERRIAVEEEVAAERHCARHEAVAHEEERRAEAARQEDRRRIAALRDAELREAAATWAARAAAMETAMARVAEAAHLTTEEAHGSYPAAARGETAA, via the coding sequence ATGGCTGGCTCCAGGAGAGCGCCGGCCACGGGTGGCGCGGGTGGCACCGACACCGCGGCTCTGGTGGTCGGcgcaccaccgccggccggcgtGGTGCCAGCACTCCCGGCTAGCTCCAGGGGCTCCTCCCGTACCTCCTCCCACCGCTCGGCCAGTGCACGGCGCCGCAAGGCAGCGACTGAGGAGAAGGAGCGGCGTAAGAAGGCAGCGGTAGTGCGGCGCGGCGCTTGCCGGGAGCAGGAGCGGCGCATTGCGGTCGAGGAGGAGGTAGCAGCGGAGCGGCACTGTGCACGGCATGAGGCTGTGGCGcacgaggaggagcggcgcgcggaggccgcGAGGCAAGAGGACCGGCGGCGCATAGCAGCGTTGCGCGACGCCGAGTTGCGGGAGGCAGCTGCAACTTGGGCAGCGCGCGCAGCAGCCATGGAGACCGCGATGGCACGCGTAGCCGAGGCAGCCCACCTCACCACAGAGGAGGCACATGGCAGCTACCCAGCGGCGGCTAGAGGTGAAACGGCTGCATGA